A single genomic interval of Halobacillus halophilus DSM 2266 harbors:
- the xylB gene encoding xylulokinase — protein MSYVIGIDLGTSAVKLLLMDRSGKVVQEVSKTYPLIQESHGYSEQDPQAWVEQTVAGLSEMMNHFPGNAEDIEGISFSGQMHGLVLLDDHNEVLRNAILWNDTRTTAQCQEIYDVIGNDRLLEITQNPALEGFTLPKLMWVKEHEPNIYSKAKTFLLPKDYLRYKLTGELHMDYSDASGTLLLDIHTNNWSEDMCQALGIDSDLCPPLIGSYEQTGTVLPEMASITGLSASTRVFAGGADNACGAIGSGILEEGKTLCSIGTSGVVLSYEASHDKEFGGKVHYFNHGAPDAYYTMGVTLAAGYSLSWFKEVFAKEESFEDLLAEVDSVQPGANGLMFTPYISGERTPHADASIRASFIGMDSSHQRKDFVRAVMEGITFSLHESINLFRNNGKKIDTIVSTGGGTKNEHWLQMQADIFNADIVKLSSEQGPGVGAAMLAAYGCGWFDSLKQCADEFLQIEKTFSPIEENVQTYEELFGIYRHVYEQTRELNTQLLPYRK, from the coding sequence ATGTCCTATGTCATTGGAATTGATTTAGGAACAAGTGCAGTTAAGCTATTACTGATGGACCGCAGCGGTAAGGTTGTTCAAGAAGTCTCAAAGACGTATCCATTGATTCAGGAAAGCCATGGATATAGTGAACAGGACCCGCAAGCCTGGGTAGAACAGACGGTAGCAGGGCTGTCTGAAATGATGAACCATTTCCCGGGCAATGCTGAAGATATTGAAGGCATCAGCTTTTCCGGACAAATGCATGGACTTGTGCTGCTGGATGACCACAACGAAGTGCTGCGTAATGCGATTCTGTGGAACGATACGCGCACCACTGCACAGTGTCAGGAAATTTATGATGTCATTGGAAATGACCGACTGCTTGAGATTACGCAGAATCCAGCTTTGGAAGGCTTCACTCTGCCTAAACTGATGTGGGTAAAAGAGCATGAGCCGAATATCTACTCAAAAGCTAAAACGTTTCTTCTGCCAAAGGATTATCTGCGTTACAAGCTGACCGGAGAACTGCATATGGATTATTCAGATGCATCAGGCACTCTCCTGCTTGATATTCATACGAACAACTGGAGCGAAGACATGTGCCAGGCATTAGGGATTGATTCCGATCTTTGCCCGCCGCTCATTGGTTCTTATGAACAGACGGGTACGGTACTGCCGGAGATGGCGAGCATCACAGGTCTTTCAGCTTCCACCCGCGTGTTTGCCGGAGGAGCGGATAATGCGTGCGGAGCCATCGGATCCGGCATTTTAGAGGAAGGAAAAACTTTGTGCAGTATAGGTACTTCGGGTGTTGTGCTCTCTTATGAAGCCAGTCATGACAAAGAGTTTGGCGGAAAGGTTCATTACTTTAATCATGGCGCACCGGATGCTTACTACACGATGGGTGTGACGCTTGCCGCAGGTTACAGTCTCAGCTGGTTCAAAGAAGTGTTTGCAAAAGAAGAATCCTTTGAGGATCTTTTAGCGGAAGTGGACTCCGTTCAACCCGGTGCTAATGGATTAATGTTCACCCCGTATATTTCCGGGGAGCGGACTCCGCATGCAGACGCATCGATCCGGGCAAGCTTTATCGGAATGGATAGTTCCCACCAGCGGAAGGATTTCGTCCGTGCGGTCATGGAGGGTATCACCTTTTCTCTTCATGAATCGATCAATCTGTTTCGTAATAATGGGAAAAAAATTGATACGATTGTGTCTACCGGAGGCGGTACGAAAAATGAACACTGGCTGCAAATGCAGGCAGATATATTTAACGCGGACATCGTGAAGCTATCGAGTGAACAAGGTCCGGGAGTCGGGGCTGCCATGCTTGCTGCTTACGGCTGCGGCTGGTTCGATTCCCTGAAGCAATGTGCGGATGAATTCTTGCAAATTGAAAAGACCTTTTCACCGATTGAAGAAAATGTCCAGACTTATGAGGAACTTTTTGGTATTTATCGGCATGTTTATGAGCAAACAAGGGAATTAAATACACAATTGCTCCCTTACCGAAAGTAA
- a CDS encoding YveK family protein: protein MNIKRQKNFIDDGRSSDINLKEYFDVIKRRAWIIVVLMLLTTSAGIAYTHFNNTLLYQTSTRIILETEDEDMNTLMVMIKDPIIMDEVKKQLNLEISDEELASKITVDRLDESQVVLISVTDTNPERAANIANSTAQVYKKKIGDILSFEEVQLLSEAKLNPMPINENQSRNLVAAAVFGLIVGVGIVFLLDTLDGTIRSRHEIEEYLDIPVIGSVSTMNRRNTITNKKKKQSSNLEARGEKIDIKQNQTS, encoded by the coding sequence ATGAATATTAAAAGACAAAAGAACTTTATAGATGATGGAAGAAGCAGTGACATTAACTTAAAAGAATATTTTGATGTCATCAAAAGAAGAGCTTGGATCATTGTAGTTCTTATGCTTCTAACCACATCAGCTGGGATAGCTTATACTCATTTTAACAATACATTACTTTATCAAACATCTACAAGAATTATCCTAGAAACTGAAGACGAAGACATGAACACACTCATGGTTATGATCAAAGATCCCATTATAATGGATGAAGTTAAAAAACAGCTAAATCTGGAAATTTCGGACGAAGAGCTTGCCTCAAAGATCACTGTAGACAGACTCGATGAATCTCAAGTAGTCTTAATTTCTGTAACTGATACAAACCCTGAGCGTGCTGCGAACATCGCAAACTCCACTGCACAAGTTTATAAAAAAAAGATTGGAGATATTTTATCCTTTGAGGAAGTACAACTACTTTCAGAAGCAAAGTTGAACCCAATGCCTATCAATGAAAATCAAAGCCGTAATCTTGTTGCAGCAGCAGTATTTGGATTGATTGTAGGAGTTGGAATAGTTTTTTTATTAGATACACTTGATGGAACAATCCGCTCTCGGCATGAGATTGAAGAATACTTGGATATTCCTGTTATTGGATCCGTTTCGACTATGAATAGAAGGAACACGATCACTAACAAAAAGAAAAAACAATCATCCAACTTGGAAGCCAGGGGGGAGAAAATTGATATTAAGCAAAATCAGACAAGCTAA
- a CDS encoding PWWP domain-containing protein: MEFTLRGKNGAYPCIITIDPDNGRYTIRKEDTSGEVFNSPEELKQWIHENWTAEDFEDPLAFHHMLDKIQESP, translated from the coding sequence TTGGAATTCACGCTGCGCGGAAAAAATGGGGCCTATCCCTGTATTATTACGATTGACCCTGATAACGGACGATATACCATACGGAAAGAAGATACCAGTGGAGAGGTATTCAACTCACCAGAAGAATTAAAACAATGGATCCATGAAAATTGGACAGCAGAAGATTTTGAAGATCCTTTAGCCTTTCACCATATGCTCGATAAGATTCAGGAGTCCCCGTAG
- the xylA gene encoding xylose isomerase, which yields MAYFNNIDKIKYEGSESTNPYAFKFYNPEETINGQTMEEYLRFGVAYWHTFTEDLSDPFGVGTAQRPWDRYEGMDLAKARVEAAFEFFEKLNVPYFCFHDVDIAPEGNSLRESNENLDTIVSMIKDYMKDSKTKLLWNTVNNFTHPRFVHGAASSSEADVFAYAAAKVKKGLEVGKELGSENYVFWGGREGYETLLNTDMKLELDNLGRFYHMAVNYAKEIGFDAQFLIEPKPKEPTTHQYDFDVASGYAFLQKYDLQDHFKFNIEANHATLAGHTFEHELHYARINNVLGSVDANQGHPLLGWDTDEFPTDLYSTTLAMYEIIKNGGLGRGGLNFDAKVRRGSFKPEDLFHAHIAGMDSFAVGLKVAQKLLEDGGLENIIEDRYSSYKDGIGKDIVNGTTDFHKLEQHALGLESISQPSGRLENIKAIINQYLLKTFAGEK from the coding sequence ATGGCTTATTTTAACAATATCGATAAAATTAAATACGAAGGTTCTGAATCAACAAATCCATACGCATTTAAGTTCTACAATCCGGAAGAAACGATTAACGGGCAGACGATGGAGGAATATCTTCGATTCGGGGTGGCTTACTGGCACACATTTACGGAAGATCTATCCGATCCATTTGGTGTAGGTACCGCCCAGCGTCCGTGGGACCGATATGAAGGGATGGACCTTGCGAAGGCAAGAGTAGAAGCCGCTTTTGAATTCTTTGAAAAACTGAATGTTCCTTACTTCTGCTTCCACGATGTCGATATTGCTCCGGAAGGAAACAGCTTACGAGAGTCTAACGAGAACCTCGACACGATTGTCAGTATGATCAAGGATTATATGAAAGACAGTAAAACGAAGCTGCTTTGGAATACGGTGAATAATTTCACCCACCCGCGCTTTGTTCACGGTGCAGCTTCATCCAGTGAAGCGGATGTATTTGCGTATGCGGCTGCAAAAGTGAAGAAGGGACTTGAAGTCGGAAAAGAACTCGGTTCAGAAAACTATGTATTCTGGGGCGGACGCGAAGGTTATGAAACGCTGCTGAATACGGATATGAAGCTGGAACTTGATAACCTCGGCCGCTTCTACCATATGGCGGTGAACTATGCGAAGGAGATCGGATTCGATGCTCAGTTCTTAATTGAGCCGAAGCCAAAAGAGCCAACTACGCATCAATACGATTTCGACGTAGCTTCTGGTTATGCATTTTTGCAAAAATATGATCTTCAGGATCACTTTAAATTCAATATAGAAGCTAACCATGCCACGCTTGCTGGTCATACGTTCGAGCATGAACTTCATTATGCCCGCATTAATAATGTGCTGGGATCGGTGGATGCTAACCAGGGCCATCCTCTGCTAGGATGGGATACCGATGAATTCCCAACAGACCTTTACTCTACAACACTTGCTATGTATGAAATTATTAAAAATGGCGGATTAGGACGCGGGGGCTTGAACTTTGATGCGAAGGTCCGCCGGGGATCCTTTAAGCCGGAAGATTTATTCCACGCTCACATTGCTGGAATGGACAGTTTTGCGGTCGGATTAAAGGTTGCGCAGAAACTGCTTGAGGACGGGGGACTTGAAAATATTATCGAGGATCGCTACAGCAGCTATAAAGATGGGATTGGCAAGGATATTGTAAATGGTACAACTGATTTCCATAAGCTTGAACAGCATGCTCTTGGATTGGAAAGTATCTCTCAGCCATCCGGCCGCCTGGAAAATATTAAAGCCATCATTAACCAATACCTGCTGAAAACTTTTGCAGGAGAGAAGTAA
- a CDS encoding YesL family protein → MNLFSGALYRMMVWITRLAYLHLLWILFTLAGAVIFGLFPSTTAMFAIVRDWLNGKTDRNLFSTFWIYFKAEFWKSNRLGLVVLGLLLLISLDVYYIRSISGGVTWTYIPLFAFMFIFLLFLFYLFPVFVHYDLKIPAILKNTFLIMLISPVQSFFILVSLASLMLVFRSLPALAFLFGGSLYTFITMWLSLHAFRRIDRQKSV, encoded by the coding sequence ATGAATTTATTCAGCGGCGCACTTTACCGAATGATGGTTTGGATTACCCGGCTCGCCTATCTCCATCTCTTATGGATCTTGTTCACCCTGGCAGGAGCCGTCATTTTTGGGCTTTTCCCTTCCACCACTGCAATGTTTGCAATCGTAAGAGACTGGTTAAACGGGAAAACGGATCGGAATCTTTTTTCTACATTTTGGATATATTTCAAAGCTGAGTTTTGGAAAAGCAATCGCTTAGGTCTTGTTGTACTGGGTCTGCTTCTTCTCATCAGCTTGGATGTTTACTATATCCGCTCCATTTCAGGAGGCGTAACCTGGACTTATATTCCACTATTCGCTTTCATGTTCATATTTCTATTATTCTTGTTTTATTTGTTTCCCGTGTTCGTACATTATGACCTTAAGATCCCAGCCATCTTAAAAAACACCTTTTTAATTATGCTGATCAGCCCCGTTCAGAGCTTTTTCATTCTGGTGAGCCTGGCTTCACTAATGCTGGTGTTCCGGTCGCTTCCCGCCCTTGCTTTCCTATTCGGCGGAAGCCTTTATACCTTTATCACCATGTGGCTCAGCCTCCACGCTTTTCGCAGGATTGACCGTCAAAAATCAGTGTGA
- a CDS encoding carbohydrate ABC transporter permease gives MNRLGYIFLYLCLGLVAVFQILPIVWLFLFSLKGNREIFAGSPFALPQEWKWENYLTVWQGGIGTYFLNSVWITVVAIILTSLLASMATFAITRMQWKLSSLVLGLFMVGLMIPIHSAIIPLFNMFLNVNLIDNPWSIVITYTAYNLPITMMILLGFYYTLPREIEEAAIIDGCSIHRLFFRIILPMTTPVLSTIVIINMIYNWNEFVFVNTFISSDQYKTLTVGIQNFIGQYMTDWGAIGATLIISLLPILLAFIFFSNKVVEGISSSAVKG, from the coding sequence ATGAATCGCCTCGGCTATATCTTCCTTTATTTATGTTTAGGACTGGTAGCTGTATTTCAGATTTTGCCGATTGTCTGGCTCTTCTTATTCTCGTTAAAAGGAAACCGTGAGATATTTGCTGGATCTCCATTTGCGCTTCCGCAGGAATGGAAGTGGGAAAATTACTTAACGGTTTGGCAGGGAGGAATCGGTACCTATTTCTTGAACAGTGTCTGGATTACGGTAGTTGCGATTATTCTTACCTCGCTGCTCGCGAGTATGGCAACGTTTGCGATCACAAGGATGCAGTGGAAACTCAGCAGTTTAGTGCTTGGATTATTTATGGTCGGACTCATGATCCCTATTCACTCCGCCATTATTCCACTTTTCAATATGTTTTTAAATGTGAATTTGATAGATAACCCTTGGTCCATAGTCATTACCTATACGGCATACAACTTGCCAATTACCATGATGATTTTGCTAGGGTTTTACTATACATTGCCACGTGAAATTGAAGAAGCCGCTATCATCGATGGATGCTCGATTCACCGGCTGTTCTTCCGAATTATCCTGCCGATGACCACACCGGTATTATCGACCATTGTGATCATCAACATGATCTACAACTGGAATGAGTTTGTGTTTGTAAACACCTTCATCAGTTCCGATCAGTACAAGACCTTGACAGTGGGAATCCAGAACTTTATCGGTCAGTATATGACAGATTGGGGAGCGATAGGAGCTACCCTGATTATTAGTCTCCTGCCGATTCTATTAGCCTTTATTTTCTTCAGTAACAAAGTAGTAGAAGGCATCTCATCGAGTGCTGTTAAAGGGTAA
- a CDS encoding polysaccharide biosynthesis protein, with product MTYRQRLSLFIFIDSCIIITAVLISRMLVDSNFYNFTPLIISTIGLLTVHLFFSFLLNLYKKAWEYASIGELIIILKTVTYSIIVIAAIQFIILQAVYLRALAIIWMINLLVIGGSRFLWRIYRDNYLVQSNTKKRTLIIGAGSAGIMVVRQLQRSEDTDLCPVAFVDDSPIKHHLDILGIPVVGGVGEIEKYVDQLDIENIIIAIPSLNREGIQNIFQECAKTEAKTQILPMLEDLVTGKVSVTQLRDVKVEDLLGRAPVDLDIDQISDYVKSQVVLVTGAGGSIGSEICRQIARFGPEELILLGHGENSIHAIETELREKFSKNGIKIITEIADIQDGDKMDKIFNYYSPDVVYHAAAHKHVPLMERNPEEAVKNNMIGTYNVAKAARGSNTGTFVMISSDKAVNPTSVMGATKRLSEMIIQSMNGYGNTKFVAVRFGNVLGSRGSVVPIFTKQIAKGGPVKVTHPEMIRYFMTIPEASSLVIQAGALTQGGEIFVLDMGAPVKIVDLARNLIKLSGYTLEDIKIEFSGIRPGEKLYEELLKDDEVHENQVYPKIYLGKTANLYIDDIQEIINSYDRWDKEFLREQLLSLANNKGLIRSNEAISITS from the coding sequence ATGACCTATCGACAGAGATTGTCCTTATTTATATTTATAGATTCATGCATTATTATAACTGCTGTTTTAATTAGCCGAATGCTTGTCGATTCGAACTTTTATAACTTTACACCACTTATTATCAGTACCATCGGATTATTAACTGTTCACTTGTTTTTTTCGTTTCTATTGAACCTATATAAGAAAGCATGGGAGTATGCAAGCATAGGTGAACTAATTATCATTCTTAAAACGGTTACCTATTCAATAATTGTTATCGCTGCTATCCAATTTATTATTTTACAAGCCGTCTACCTAAGAGCACTTGCAATTATTTGGATGATCAATTTGCTTGTTATCGGCGGGTCACGCTTCTTATGGAGAATTTACAGAGATAACTACCTTGTTCAAAGCAATACGAAAAAAAGGACTCTAATCATCGGGGCGGGTTCTGCAGGAATCATGGTAGTCAGACAACTACAGAGAAGTGAAGATACAGATTTGTGTCCTGTAGCTTTCGTAGATGATAGTCCGATAAAGCACCATCTGGATATTTTAGGTATTCCTGTAGTAGGTGGCGTGGGCGAAATTGAGAAGTATGTTGATCAATTGGATATTGAAAATATCATCATCGCCATTCCATCACTAAACAGAGAAGGAATTCAAAATATTTTCCAGGAGTGCGCAAAAACAGAAGCAAAAACTCAGATCCTTCCGATGCTTGAAGATCTAGTTACGGGTAAAGTTTCCGTAACACAATTAAGAGATGTGAAAGTTGAGGATTTATTAGGAAGAGCTCCTGTTGATTTAGATATTGATCAAATATCTGACTATGTGAAGAGTCAAGTTGTTTTAGTAACAGGAGCAGGTGGTTCAATTGGATCAGAGATCTGCAGGCAAATTGCGAGGTTTGGACCTGAAGAATTAATCTTACTTGGTCATGGTGAAAATAGTATCCATGCTATAGAAACCGAGTTAAGAGAAAAGTTTTCAAAGAATGGAATTAAGATTATTACGGAAATTGCAGATATTCAAGATGGAGATAAAATGGATAAGATATTTAACTATTACTCACCCGATGTGGTTTACCACGCAGCTGCTCATAAACATGTTCCTCTAATGGAACGTAATCCGGAAGAAGCAGTGAAAAATAATATGATTGGCACCTATAATGTGGCTAAAGCGGCAAGGGGGAGCAATACGGGGACATTCGTCATGATTTCCTCAGATAAAGCCGTTAATCCTACCAGTGTGATGGGAGCTACCAAACGATTATCAGAAATGATTATCCAAAGTATGAATGGATATGGTAATACGAAATTCGTAGCGGTGCGATTTGGGAATGTGCTAGGAAGTCGAGGAAGTGTCGTTCCGATCTTTACAAAACAAATTGCTAAAGGCGGGCCCGTCAAAGTGACCCACCCTGAAATGATTCGTTACTTTATGACGATACCTGAAGCATCAAGTCTTGTTATCCAAGCAGGTGCTCTAACCCAGGGCGGCGAGATATTTGTTTTAGATATGGGGGCTCCGGTGAAAATTGTTGACTTAGCCAGAAATCTAATCAAACTTTCTGGCTACACCTTAGAAGATATTAAGATCGAATTCAGCGGTATAAGGCCAGGAGAGAAATTATATGAAGAGTTATTGAAGGATGATGAAGTTCATGAAAACCAAGTCTACCCGAAGATTTACTTAGGAAAAACGGCTAACTTGTATATCGATGATATACAGGAAATAATCAATAGTTATGATAGATGGGACAAAGAATTTTTAAGAGAGCAGTTATTAAGTCTAGCCAACAACAAAGGGCTCATTCGCTCAAATGAAGCTATATCTATAACAAGTTAG
- a CDS encoding aldo/keto reductase yields the protein MKYNRLGNTDLEISELSFGTWAIGGAWGQTNDEDALAALETAMESGVNFFDTADVYGMGHSEELLAQATKGKEKEIYIATKFGRQGDFADPANYTPEQVRQYAEDSLKRLNRDRIDLYQIHCPTFEIIKDGSVFDVLEDLKAEGKIRYYGVSVETVEEGLYVLEQTNASSLQIIFNIFRQKPLDELIPKALEKQVGILARVPLASGLLTGKFNKQHVFEEDDHRNFNQNGEAFNVGETFAGLEFSKGVELSEELQWMIKGRGNMSRAALKWIMQQDGITSVIPGFRNVSQVEDNLKALETRDFSNEELQQLKEFYNEQVHEHIRGVY from the coding sequence ATGAAATATAATCGTTTAGGGAATACAGACCTTGAAATCAGTGAACTGAGCTTTGGAACATGGGCGATTGGCGGTGCCTGGGGGCAAACGAATGATGAAGATGCGCTTGCGGCACTTGAAACAGCCATGGAGAGCGGAGTTAACTTTTTTGATACAGCGGATGTATATGGCATGGGGCACAGCGAGGAGCTGCTTGCGCAGGCAACGAAAGGAAAAGAAAAAGAAATCTATATTGCGACGAAGTTCGGACGCCAGGGGGACTTTGCCGATCCAGCGAACTATACGCCGGAGCAGGTAAGACAGTATGCTGAGGACAGCCTGAAGCGACTCAATCGTGATCGGATTGATTTGTACCAGATCCACTGTCCAACTTTTGAGATTATAAAGGATGGCTCTGTATTTGATGTATTGGAGGATTTAAAAGCAGAAGGAAAAATTCGCTACTACGGGGTCAGCGTTGAGACGGTGGAGGAAGGGCTGTATGTACTTGAACAAACCAATGCCAGCTCTCTGCAAATTATCTTCAATATATTCAGGCAGAAGCCGCTCGATGAATTGATTCCAAAAGCACTTGAAAAGCAGGTAGGAATCCTTGCACGTGTACCGCTCGCAAGCGGTCTTCTAACAGGGAAGTTCAATAAACAGCACGTGTTCGAAGAAGATGACCACCGCAACTTTAACCAAAACGGGGAAGCGTTCAATGTTGGTGAAACCTTTGCGGGTCTTGAATTTTCCAAAGGAGTGGAATTGAGCGAGGAGCTTCAATGGATGATCAAAGGCCGCGGAAATATGAGCCGGGCAGCGCTGAAGTGGATTATGCAGCAGGACGGCATTACAAGTGTCATTCCAGGCTTCCGTAATGTGAGTCAAGTAGAGGATAATCTGAAGGCACTTGAAACCAGAGACTTTTCGAACGAAGAGTTGCAGCAGTTAAAAGAGTTTTATAACGAGCAGGTGCATGAGCATATTCGAGGAGTTTACTAA
- a CDS encoding CpsD/CapB family tyrosine-protein kinase produces MILSKIRQAKKRRNLITYTNPDSVVSDQFRTIRTNMKFLTDNRNSHNFLLTSPNNQEGTSTTGANLAVSMAFLRDKILLIDANLRSPYQHVIFKTDNEIGLNNIIAGQTTFNQAVFKTGIGNLDLLTSGSSKMNPTEVISDEKMVELLKEVSSTYDIVLVDSPSVLQSTETRVLAHHCDGVVLIINKGKTDLQKAAEAKSVLDLAHADIVGAILNDRK; encoded by the coding sequence TTGATATTAAGCAAAATCAGACAAGCTAAAAAAAGAAGAAATCTAATTACTTATACTAACCCAGATTCCGTGGTATCTGACCAGTTTCGAACGATTCGAACGAATATGAAATTTTTAACAGATAATCGTAATAGCCATAATTTTTTGCTCACCTCTCCGAACAATCAGGAAGGTACTTCGACAACTGGAGCTAACCTGGCTGTATCGATGGCTTTCTTAAGAGATAAGATTCTCCTCATTGACGCAAATTTAAGAAGTCCTTATCAACATGTCATTTTTAAGACTGATAATGAAATCGGACTAAACAACATAATCGCGGGTCAAACAACCTTCAATCAGGCTGTATTTAAAACGGGTATAGGTAATCTTGATTTGTTAACCAGTGGTTCTAGTAAGATGAACCCTACTGAAGTCATTAGTGATGAAAAAATGGTTGAATTATTAAAAGAAGTGAGCAGTACTTACGATATTGTTTTGGTTGATTCCCCATCTGTACTTCAATCTACTGAAACAAGGGTGTTGGCTCACCACTGTGATGGAGTTGTGCTTATCATTAATAAAGGAAAAACGGATTTACAAAAAGCAGCTGAAGCAAAAAGTGTCTTAGATCTTGCACATGCTGATATCGTAGGGGCTATCTTAAATGATAGAAAGTAA
- a CDS encoding carbohydrate ABC transporter permease has translation MNKVMSNKWMIAFYVLPALILVGILIFIPLGLSAYYGLMDWNGIGDMEFIGMENYINAVQDMKFWDSAFHSFLLAFFSTLSLIVYLAISMILASKIKGADLLRKIYLIPMLLSSVAIAQLWIKVFNPSNGILNKMLMGLGVENPPAWLANPDIVLYAIFIPILWQYAGFYILIYYAALKNIPESLIEAAKIDGASPLQIAYRIKLPLIAGVVKVTIVLAIVGSLKYFDLIYVMTGGGPNGASEVMASYMYKLAFSTNDFGYGSAIGFLLLVITLIVTVIVRKLTADKEKLQY, from the coding sequence GTGAATAAAGTAATGTCCAATAAATGGATGATCGCCTTCTATGTATTGCCAGCCTTAATCCTTGTCGGAATCCTTATATTTATACCGTTAGGGTTGTCGGCTTATTACGGGCTGATGGATTGGAACGGAATTGGTGACATGGAATTTATCGGAATGGAAAATTATATAAACGCAGTGCAGGATATGAAGTTCTGGGATAGTGCGTTTCATTCATTTTTATTAGCTTTTTTCTCAACATTAAGCTTAATCGTATATCTGGCTATATCTATGATTCTGGCGTCCAAAATTAAAGGAGCCGATCTGTTAAGAAAAATATACTTAATTCCTATGCTTTTGTCCTCGGTTGCCATAGCCCAATTGTGGATTAAAGTCTTTAACCCATCCAACGGAATATTGAACAAGATGCTGATGGGATTAGGAGTGGAAAATCCACCGGCCTGGCTTGCGAATCCGGATATTGTTCTGTATGCAATTTTTATCCCGATTTTATGGCAGTACGCAGGTTTTTACATTTTGATTTACTATGCAGCTTTGAAGAACATCCCGGAATCGCTGATTGAAGCGGCTAAGATTGACGGTGCTTCACCTTTACAGATTGCCTACCGGATTAAACTTCCTCTGATAGCAGGGGTTGTGAAAGTTACCATCGTTCTTGCAATTGTTGGCTCATTAAAGTACTTCGATCTGATCTACGTCATGACCGGAGGAGGGCCGAATGGAGCAAGTGAAGTTATGGCTTCCTATATGTATAAATTGGCCTTTAGTACCAATGATTTCGGCTATGGAAGTGCGATTGGATTCTTGCTTCTTGTCATTACACTCATTGTCACAGTCATTGTTCGTAAATTAACTGCTGATAAAGAAAAACTTCAATATTAA
- a CDS encoding aldose epimerase family protein, which yields MSDKLKKTIEIIEYADTLLRFLNGGTYNMEITTKEVSNSWTKYDLTNDHGMKLSVLNYGGIITELLVPDQEGTLENVVLGYRNVEDYKKDPNYFGAIIGRVAGRIEGSSFTLKGQTYDLDANEGPNHLHGGANGFHQKIWDVTPFESENQIGLTLSLNVSKEEDEYPGNLDVTVTYTLTNENELVVDYQAESDETTVLTLTNHSYFNLSGNYKRTLHNHHLTFNSSRFVELDDKLIPTGKWLDVDDTPFDFREGKDLVEGMVTPHPQNKIAKDGFDHYFILEDGQVHVEEPTSGRTLDITTDQPGMVMYTSNNLDDSFLLAERSAEKYLGLCMETQSSPASLHHEGFPSIVLNGNEPYHKRTTFSFKTQ from the coding sequence ATGTCTGATAAACTAAAGAAGACTATAGAAATTATAGAATATGCGGATACTCTTCTTCGCTTCTTAAATGGAGGTACATACAACATGGAGATTACGACGAAAGAAGTCAGCAACAGCTGGACAAAGTACGACCTGACGAACGATCACGGCATGAAGCTCAGTGTTTTGAACTACGGTGGGATTATTACGGAGCTGCTCGTACCAGACCAGGAAGGAACACTTGAAAATGTAGTCCTCGGTTACAGAAATGTAGAAGACTATAAAAAAGATCCTAATTATTTTGGAGCCATTATTGGACGAGTGGCCGGACGGATTGAGGGATCTTCTTTTACATTAAAAGGTCAAACCTATGATCTGGACGCTAATGAAGGTCCTAATCATCTTCATGGCGGTGCGAATGGATTTCATCAAAAAATATGGGATGTCACCCCTTTTGAAAGCGAGAACCAGATCGGTCTTACGCTCTCTTTGAATGTTTCAAAAGAAGAAGACGAATACCCTGGCAATCTTGATGTCACCGTGACTTATACGTTAACGAACGAGAACGAATTGGTAGTGGACTATCAAGCGGAAAGTGATGAAACAACCGTCCTGACATTAACTAACCACTCTTACTTTAATTTAAGCGGGAACTATAAGAGGACTTTGCATAATCATCATCTTACCTTCAACAGTTCGCGATTTGTCGAATTGGACGATAAGCTGATCCCCACTGGAAAATGGCTGGACGTCGATGACACACCTTTTGATTTCCGGGAAGGAAAAGACCTGGTGGAAGGGATGGTTACCCCTCACCCTCAGAACAAAATCGCGAAAGATGGATTTGATCATTATTTTATTCTGGAAGATGGACAGGTCCATGTTGAAGAACCAACAAGCGGCCGGACGCTCGATATTACTACCGATCAACCGGGAATGGTGATGTACACCTCAAACAACCTGGATGACAGCTTTCTTTTGGCAGAAAGATCTGCCGAAAAGTATTTAGGTTTATGTATGGAAACCCAAAGTTCCCCGGCATCGCTTCATCATGAAGGCTTCCCATCTATTGTTTTAAACGGTAACGAACCCTACCACAAACGCACCACTTTTTCATTTAAGACTCAATAA